From Marinobacterium sp. LSUCC0821, a single genomic window includes:
- a CDS encoding ATP synthase subunit I → MSSNLVGKRSDRAKSRYFTVLKYQLATVLVLCLGALFFDVVAAYSLLIGGAIYLIPAHYFAKKHFSSPSDRSAHATLAAMYAGQIWKMSLMAVGFSLAFVLVKPISVFSLFAMLILLQVINLVMQFSTKTIS, encoded by the coding sequence ATGAGTTCAAACCTTGTTGGAAAGCGCTCAGACCGCGCTAAATCTCGGTATTTCACTGTTTTGAAATACCAATTAGCTACAGTGTTAGTGTTGTGTTTAGGTGCTCTGTTTTTTGATGTTGTGGCCGCCTACTCACTGTTAATTGGTGGTGCTATCTATTTAATTCCGGCCCACTACTTTGCAAAAAAACACTTTTCGAGTCCGTCCGATAGGTCGGCTCACGCCACACTCGCGGCGATGTATGCGGGTCAAATATGGAAAATGTCATTGATGGCAGTTGGGTTCTCCCTCGCCTTTGTATTGGTGAAGCCGATCAGTGTGTTTTCCCTATTTGCGATGCTGATACTGCTTCAGGTTATAAACCTAGTGATGCAGTTCAGCACTAAAACGATTTCTTAA
- a CDS encoding ParB/RepB/Spo0J family partition protein, with the protein MNQKRRGLGRGLDALLSASSSPALTEKNTSAELTEIAVEKLSRGRYQPRRDMEPQALEELAASIKAQGIMQPIVIRPISVDKYEIIAGERRWRAAQMAGLDKVPVVIRDVPDEAAIAMALIENIQRENLNPIEEAIALQRLQQEFELSQQEVADAVGKSRTAVANLLRLLNLVDEVKKMLEYGDLEMGHARALLALTEETQIDAAREVVSKGLSVRQTEMLVRSLQNPAEPKEKGEISSKYERIADDLTKLFSTKVTVSENAKGKGKIVINYSDAKELKAIVKQLRQ; encoded by the coding sequence ATGAATCAAAAGCGTCGAGGTTTAGGTCGTGGTTTGGATGCCCTGTTATCTGCATCAAGCTCACCTGCTCTAACTGAAAAAAACACTAGCGCTGAGCTGACAGAAATTGCTGTCGAAAAGCTAAGTCGTGGTCGTTATCAGCCTCGTCGTGACATGGAACCACAAGCCCTTGAAGAGCTAGCAGCATCGATTAAAGCTCAGGGCATTATGCAGCCAATTGTCATACGCCCAATCTCAGTTGATAAGTATGAAATCATCGCGGGCGAGCGCCGTTGGCGTGCGGCACAGATGGCAGGCTTGGATAAGGTGCCAGTGGTTATTCGCGATGTGCCGGACGAAGCGGCTATTGCGATGGCGTTGATTGAGAATATCCAACGTGAAAACCTCAACCCAATCGAAGAGGCAATTGCCCTGCAACGTTTGCAGCAGGAGTTCGAGCTCTCTCAGCAAGAGGTTGCAGATGCTGTAGGTAAGTCACGCACTGCAGTGGCTAACCTGCTGCGTCTTTTGAATCTTGTCGATGAAGTGAAGAAAATGCTTGAGTATGGCGACCTTGAGATGGGCCATGCGCGTGCACTGCTAGCACTGACCGAAGAGACCCAAATTGACGCTGCACGTGAAGTCGTTTCCAAAGGTCTATCGGTTCGCCAAACAGAGATGTTGGTTAGATCCCTACAAAATCCGGCTGAACCAAAAGAGAAGGGTGAGATCTCTAGCAAATATGAACGTATCGCTGATGATTTGACCAAACTCTTCTCAACCAAGGTGACCGTTTCTGAAAATGCTAAGGGCAAAGGTAAGATTGTTATCAATTACAGTGATGCGAAAGAGCTCAAAGCGATAGTGAAACAACTGCGCCAATAA
- the atpB gene encoding F0F1 ATP synthase subunit A → MASGTVTSSEYIAHHLTNLTFGNHPENGWSLAHSAAEAAEMGFWAINVDTMFWSVLLGLGFVWFFRKVAKSATSDVPGGAQNFVETIIEFIDDNVKSIFHYKNALIAPLALTIFVWVFLMNTMDLVPVDWIPFLAGEMGVHFMKVVPTTDVNATAGMALSVFALILYYSVKQKGLGGFLAELSFQPLGKFMLPFNLFLEVVGLLAKPVSLALRLFGNMYAGEMIFILIALLPFWAQWILSVPWAIFHILVITLQAFIFMVLTIVYLAMAHEDH, encoded by the coding sequence ATGGCTAGCGGAACTGTTACCTCCTCAGAGTATATTGCTCACCACTTAACAAACCTTACCTTCGGTAACCACCCTGAGAACGGCTGGAGCTTGGCGCATAGCGCTGCAGAAGCTGCAGAAATGGGCTTCTGGGCGATTAACGTTGACACTATGTTCTGGTCTGTACTTCTTGGCCTAGGATTTGTGTGGTTCTTCCGTAAAGTTGCTAAGTCGGCTACAAGCGATGTACCTGGCGGCGCTCAAAACTTCGTTGAAACAATCATCGAGTTCATCGATGACAACGTGAAGAGCATCTTCCATTACAAAAACGCATTGATTGCACCTTTGGCTTTGACCATCTTCGTCTGGGTTTTCCTGATGAACACGATGGACCTTGTGCCTGTGGATTGGATTCCTTTCCTAGCGGGTGAAATGGGCGTTCACTTTATGAAAGTGGTACCGACCACTGACGTTAACGCAACAGCTGGTATGGCTCTAAGCGTATTCGCTTTGATCCTATACTACAGCGTTAAGCAGAAGGGTCTTGGCGGCTTCCTAGCGGAGCTTAGCTTCCAGCCACTTGGCAAGTTTATGCTGCCATTCAACCTCTTCCTAGAAGTGGTTGGTCTACTGGCTAAGCCAGTATCTTTGGCGCTTCGACTGTTCGGTAACATGTACGCGGGTGAAATGATCTTCATCCTGATTGCACTGCTACCGTTCTGGGCTCAGTGGATCCTTTCGGTTCCTTGGGCAATCTTCCACATTCTAGTTATTACGCTTCAGGCGTTTATCTTCATGGTCCTAACAATCGTCTACTTGGCGATGGCCCACGAAGATCACTAA
- a CDS encoding ParA family protein translates to MARILTITNQKGGVGKTTTSVNLAASLAAMHKRVLLIDLDPQGNATMGSGVDKHDLNLSVYEVLTDQATLSEATLKQLDVGYDVLGANGDLTAAEVELLQMPRREFRLKMALEAVADNYDYILIDNPPSLSLLTVNALASSDGVIIPMQCEYYALEGISALVGTIDKIHERLNPHLKIEGILRTMFDPRMSLTKDVSDHLVEYFGDAVYRTVIPRNVRLAEAPSHGLPAIMYDKNSRGALAYLALAGELVRRTEREQPTNAA, encoded by the coding sequence TTGGCTAGAATTCTGACAATCACCAACCAGAAGGGCGGTGTCGGAAAAACCACAACCAGCGTGAACCTGGCAGCATCACTTGCGGCTATGCATAAGCGCGTGCTGCTGATCGATCTTGATCCTCAGGGTAATGCGACCATGGGTTCTGGTGTTGATAAACACGATCTCAATCTCTCCGTGTATGAAGTGCTAACTGATCAGGCAACACTTAGCGAAGCAACGCTTAAACAGCTTGATGTGGGCTACGATGTGTTGGGTGCTAACGGTGACTTGACCGCTGCTGAGGTTGAGTTGCTGCAGATGCCGCGTCGCGAGTTTAGATTGAAAATGGCTCTTGAGGCGGTTGCTGATAACTACGATTACATCCTGATCGATAACCCGCCGTCATTGAGTCTGCTAACAGTCAATGCACTGGCAAGTTCAGATGGTGTAATCATTCCAATGCAGTGTGAATACTACGCGCTTGAAGGTATCAGTGCTCTAGTCGGAACTATTGATAAGATCCATGAACGTTTGAATCCGCACCTCAAAATTGAGGGGATTCTTCGTACCATGTTTGATCCGCGTATGAGTTTGACCAAAGATGTCTCAGACCATCTAGTGGAGTACTTTGGTGATGCTGTTTACCGCACTGTAATTCCGCGCAATGTGCGTCTAGCCGAGGCACCAAGTCATGGTTTGCCGGCCATTATGTATGATAAGAACTCTCGTGGCGCCCTAGCCTATCTAGCGTTAGCAGGTGAATTGGTGCGCCGTACTGAGAGAGAGCAGCCAACCAACGCTGCTTAA
- the atpG gene encoding F0F1 ATP synthase subunit gamma → MAVGKEIKTQIASIGSTRKITSAMEMVAASKMRRAQDRMQASRPYARSIRGVIQHLAKANPEYKHLFMQSNDVKRVGFIIVGSDRGLCGGLNINVFKAAMGKMKEYHSQNVEIDVAAVGAKAISFFKNYGGNVVAATSGLGDAPELEKLIGSVKVMLDNFNAGKLDRLYVVSNEFVNTMTQKPQVEQLLPLRAEENDDTLNHHWDYIYEPEARDLLEGLLTRYIESLVYQAVVENNACEQAARMLAMKNATDNAGNLIDELQLVYNKARQAAITQEISEIVGGAAAV, encoded by the coding sequence ATGGCAGTCGGAAAAGAGATTAAGACGCAAATTGCGAGCATTGGTAGCACACGTAAGATCACCAGCGCCATGGAAATGGTTGCTGCGTCGAAAATGCGTCGTGCACAAGATCGCATGCAAGCTTCCCGTCCGTATGCTCGCAGCATCCGTGGTGTTATTCAGCACTTAGCGAAAGCTAACCCTGAATACAAACACCTGTTTATGCAGTCTAACGATGTGAAACGTGTTGGTTTCATCATCGTTGGCTCTGACCGCGGACTCTGTGGTGGCTTGAACATTAACGTGTTCAAAGCTGCGATGGGCAAAATGAAGGAGTATCACTCGCAGAACGTTGAGATCGATGTTGCTGCGGTAGGTGCTAAAGCGATTAGTTTCTTCAAGAACTACGGTGGTAACGTTGTGGCAGCGACTAGCGGCCTTGGCGATGCACCTGAACTTGAAAAGCTAATTGGCTCGGTAAAAGTAATGCTAGACAACTTCAATGCTGGCAAACTGGATCGTCTATATGTGGTATCGAACGAGTTCGTTAACACGATGACCCAGAAGCCACAGGTTGAGCAGCTTCTACCCCTTCGGGCTGAGGAAAACGACGATACTCTCAATCATCATTGGGACTACATCTACGAGCCAGAAGCTCGTGACCTTCTAGAAGGTCTATTGACTCGTTACATCGAGTCATTGGTGTACCAGGCAGTGGTTGAGAACAACGCCTGTGAACAGGCAGCGCGTATGTTGGCAATGAAGAATGCAACTGACAACGCCGGCAACCTGATTGATGAGCTTCAGTTGGTTTACAACAAAGCGCGTCAGGCAGCGATTACTCAGGAAATTTCTGAGATCGTCGGTGGTGCTGCTGCTGTATAA
- a CDS encoding F0F1 ATP synthase subunit delta: protein MAELNTVARPYTKAAFEYAASAGSLDQWATMLSTAAAVVADETVARVLATPALTSEQKAATLNGLLEGDIDQAGQNFVAVLAENQRLALLPEIALQFKKLKAAQEASIDVDLTTAFELADDQQQKLAKALSTKLGREVSVTSQVDKSILGGVIVRTDDLVIDGSVRARLAKLAEAMNS from the coding sequence ATGGCTGAACTCAATACAGTCGCTCGGCCCTACACCAAAGCTGCGTTTGAATACGCAGCGAGTGCGGGCAGCCTCGATCAATGGGCAACTATGCTCTCTACAGCTGCTGCAGTAGTAGCAGACGAGACAGTTGCTCGAGTGCTGGCTACTCCAGCCCTAACGTCAGAGCAGAAAGCGGCGACGCTGAATGGCCTTCTTGAAGGCGATATCGACCAGGCAGGACAAAATTTTGTTGCTGTACTGGCTGAGAATCAGCGTTTGGCACTGCTCCCAGAAATTGCTTTGCAATTCAAAAAGCTTAAAGCAGCGCAGGAAGCATCAATCGATGTGGATCTGACAACTGCCTTCGAGCTTGCTGATGACCAGCAGCAGAAACTGGCAAAGGCGTTGAGCACTAAGTTGGGTCGTGAAGTGTCAGTTACATCTCAGGTAGATAAATCTATCCTTGGCGGTGTAATTGTTCGTACTGACGACCTTGTGATCGACGGATCTGTTCGTGCGCGATTGGCTAAATTGGCCGAAGCGATGAATTCCTGA
- the mnmG gene encoding tRNA uridine-5-carboxymethylaminomethyl(34) synthesis enzyme MnmG, whose amino-acid sequence MDYPDRYDVIVIGGGHAGTEAALASARKGAKTLLLTHNIETLGQMSCNPAIGGIGKSHLVKEIDALDGAMARATDRGGIQFRVLNARKGPAVRATRAQADRILYKAAIREILENQPNLDLFQQAVDDLIIENDEVRGAVTQAGIRFHATSVVLTAGTFLGGLIHIGMENYSGGRAGDPPAIRLAQRLREYPFRVDRLKTGTPPRIDARSVDFSVMQEQPGDTPTPIMSFMGSKSEQPRQISCYITHTNTKTHDVIRANLDRSPMYSGVIEGIGPRYCPSIEDKIHRFADKDQHQVFIEPEGLTTHELYPNGVSTSLPFDVQLEIIRSMRGLEKAHITRPGYAIEYDFFNPQDLKHTLETKVISGLYFAGQINGTTGYEEAGAQGLLAGLNAAARALDQDQWYPRRDEAYIGVLVDDLITHGTSEPYRMFTSRAEYRLILREDNADIRLTEMGRKLGLVSDERWDHFSRKRDQIDCELERLKTTWVQAKSKEAEELAPKLSSPLTREYNLADLVKRPELTYADIKSIRPSEVELEEAAEEQVEIQIKYAGYIDRQRDEIEQMRRQENTALPEDFDFALVSGLSNELRSKLEAVRPATIAQASRIQGMTPAAISLLLVYLKKRQLQAKVAS is encoded by the coding sequence GTGGATTATCCAGATCGTTACGATGTCATCGTTATAGGTGGCGGTCATGCAGGTACAGAGGCAGCTCTTGCATCAGCTCGTAAAGGCGCTAAAACCCTGTTGTTAACTCATAACATTGAGACCTTAGGTCAGATGTCGTGTAATCCAGCTATTGGTGGCATCGGTAAAAGTCATCTAGTTAAAGAGATTGATGCACTCGACGGTGCTATGGCACGTGCGACTGACCGAGGTGGTATTCAATTTCGTGTTCTCAATGCGCGTAAAGGTCCAGCAGTACGCGCTACACGTGCTCAGGCTGATCGCATTCTCTACAAAGCGGCTATTCGAGAGATTTTAGAGAACCAACCTAATCTCGATCTTTTTCAACAGGCTGTAGATGATCTAATCATCGAGAATGACGAAGTACGTGGCGCTGTTACGCAAGCGGGTATTCGTTTTCATGCTACCAGTGTGGTTTTAACAGCCGGAACTTTCTTGGGTGGTCTAATCCATATTGGTATGGAGAACTACAGTGGCGGTCGTGCTGGTGACCCTCCAGCTATTCGCCTTGCGCAACGTTTACGTGAATACCCTTTCCGTGTAGATCGATTAAAGACAGGTACTCCGCCACGTATCGATGCGAGAAGTGTCGACTTTTCAGTGATGCAGGAGCAGCCGGGAGATACCCCTACTCCGATTATGTCGTTTATGGGTAGTAAAAGTGAGCAACCCAGACAGATCAGTTGCTATATCACCCATACCAACACAAAAACACATGATGTGATTCGTGCAAATCTTGATCGCTCTCCGATGTATTCAGGAGTGATTGAAGGGATTGGGCCACGCTACTGCCCGTCGATTGAGGATAAGATTCACCGTTTTGCGGATAAAGATCAGCACCAGGTATTTATTGAACCGGAAGGTTTAACCACGCATGAGTTATATCCAAACGGCGTATCAACCAGTCTGCCTTTTGACGTGCAACTTGAGATTATCCGTTCTATGCGCGGCCTCGAAAAGGCGCACATAACCCGCCCTGGTTACGCTATTGAATATGACTTCTTCAATCCGCAAGATTTGAAACACACGCTTGAGACGAAAGTGATTTCAGGTCTCTACTTTGCGGGCCAGATCAACGGCACAACCGGTTACGAAGAGGCGGGTGCGCAGGGATTATTAGCCGGCCTTAACGCTGCTGCCAGGGCGCTAGATCAAGATCAATGGTACCCACGTCGTGATGAAGCTTACATCGGGGTTCTTGTTGACGATCTTATTACGCACGGTACGTCCGAGCCTTACCGTATGTTCACAAGTCGAGCGGAGTACCGTTTGATTCTGCGTGAAGATAACGCAGATATTCGTTTAACTGAGATGGGCCGTAAGTTAGGGCTTGTCAGTGATGAGCGTTGGGACCATTTTTCACGCAAGCGTGATCAGATCGATTGCGAGCTCGAGCGTTTAAAAACCACATGGGTTCAAGCGAAGTCGAAAGAGGCTGAAGAACTTGCACCAAAACTTAGCTCGCCGCTGACACGTGAATATAATTTGGCTGACCTTGTTAAACGCCCAGAGCTTACCTATGCCGATATCAAATCGATTCGCCCAAGTGAGGTTGAACTCGAAGAGGCTGCAGAGGAACAGGTCGAGATTCAGATTAAGTATGCCGGTTATATCGATCGCCAACGCGATGAGATTGAGCAGATGCGTCGTCAAGAGAATACCGCCCTGCCGGAAGATTTTGATTTCGCGCTCGTAAGTGGTTTATCGAATGAGCTACGTTCAAAGCTTGAAGCGGTACGCCCGGCAACTATTGCTCAAGCATCTCGTATCCAGGGTATGACGCCAGCGGCTATCTCTCTGTTGTTGGTCTACCTTAAGAAACGCCAGTTGCAAGCTAAGGTGGCGAGCTAA
- the atpD gene encoding F0F1 ATP synthase subunit beta, which translates to MSSGRIVQIIGAVVDVEFPRTDVPKVYDALNVTKTNLTLEVQQQLGDGVVRTIAMGQTEGVSRGLDVVNTGAPVSVPVGTATLGRIMDVLGNPIDECGPIGEEERYPIHRKAPTYADQAATNELLETGIKVIDLVCPFAKGGKIGLFGGAGVGKTVNMMELINNIATQHSGLSVFAGVGERTREGNDFYHEMQEAGVVNVEQFDKSKVAMVYGQMNEPPGNRLRVALTGLTMAEKFRDEGRDVLLFVDNIYRYTLAGTEVSALLGRMPSAVGYQPTLAEEMGVLQERITSTKTGSITSIQAVYVPADDLTDPSPATTFSHLDATVVLSRQIAELGIYPAIDPLDSTSRQLDPLVIGTEHYETARQVQGVLQRYKELKDIIAILGMDELSEEDKQTVARARKIQRFLSQPFFVAEVFTGSPGKYVSLKDTIRGFQGILNGEFDNLPEQAFYMVGGIDEAVEKAKKM; encoded by the coding sequence ATGAGTAGCGGACGTATTGTTCAGATTATCGGTGCAGTAGTTGACGTGGAATTCCCACGCACTGACGTACCGAAGGTTTATGACGCACTAAACGTCACTAAAACCAACCTGACACTTGAAGTTCAGCAGCAGCTGGGCGACGGTGTTGTACGTACAATCGCAATGGGTCAGACCGAAGGTGTTAGCCGTGGTCTGGACGTTGTAAACACTGGTGCTCCAGTATCTGTACCTGTAGGTACAGCGACCCTAGGTCGTATCATGGACGTACTAGGTAACCCAATTGATGAGTGTGGCCCGATCGGTGAAGAGGAGCGTTACCCAATCCACCGTAAAGCACCAACTTACGCAGATCAGGCAGCGACTAACGAACTGCTTGAGACAGGCATCAAGGTTATCGACCTTGTTTGTCCTTTCGCTAAGGGTGGTAAGATCGGTCTGTTCGGTGGTGCCGGCGTAGGTAAAACCGTAAACATGATGGAGTTGATCAACAACATCGCAACTCAGCACTCTGGTCTATCTGTATTCGCAGGTGTAGGTGAGCGTACTCGTGAGGGTAACGACTTCTACCACGAGATGCAGGAAGCGGGCGTAGTAAACGTAGAGCAGTTTGACAAGTCGAAAGTAGCGATGGTTTACGGTCAGATGAACGAGCCACCAGGTAACCGTCTACGCGTAGCGTTGACTGGTCTAACTATGGCTGAGAAGTTCCGTGACGAAGGTCGTGACGTACTTCTATTCGTAGATAACATCTACCGTTACACGCTTGCGGGTACTGAGGTATCTGCACTTCTAGGTCGTATGCCTTCAGCGGTAGGTTACCAGCCAACTCTTGCAGAAGAGATGGGCGTTCTTCAGGAGCGTATCACTTCTACTAAGACTGGTTCGATCACTTCTATCCAGGCGGTATACGTACCAGCGGATGACTTGACTGACCCATCGCCAGCTACAACCTTCTCGCACCTTGATGCGACAGTTGTACTTTCACGTCAGATCGCAGAGCTTGGTATCTACCCAGCAATCGATCCACTAGACTCGACTTCTCGTCAGCTTGACCCGCTAGTAATCGGTACAGAGCACTACGAGACTGCACGTCAGGTGCAGGGTGTACTTCAGCGCTACAAAGAGCTGAAAGACATCATTGCGATCCTAGGTATGGACGAGCTTTCTGAAGAAGATAAACAGACAGTAGCACGTGCTCGTAAGATCCAGCGCTTCCTGTCTCAGCCATTCTTCGTGGCTGAAGTCTTCACTGGTTCACCAGGTAAGTATGTTTCTCTGAAAGACACTATCCGTGGCTTCCAGGGCATCCTAAATGGTGAGTTCGACAACCTGCCAGAGCAGGCGTTTTACATGGTTGGTGGCATCGACGAAGCAGTCGAAAAAGCCAAGAAGATGTAA
- the atpE gene encoding F0F1 ATP synthase subunit C: protein MEMALLYIAGALMMGLGAVGAAVGIGVLGGKFLEGAARQPELIPLLRTQFFIVMGLVDAVPMIGVGLGLYVLFAVAG from the coding sequence ATGGAAATGGCATTGCTATACATTGCTGGTGCACTGATGATGGGTCTGGGCGCTGTTGGCGCTGCAGTAGGTATCGGTGTTCTAGGTGGCAAATTCCTAGAAGGTGCTGCTCGTCAGCCAGAACTGATCCCACTTCTACGTACTCAGTTCTTCATCGTAATGGGTCTTGTCGACGCGGTTCCTATGATCGGCGTTGGTCTTGGTCTTTACGTACTATTCGCCGTTGCTGGCTAA
- the atpA gene encoding F0F1 ATP synthase subunit alpha — protein sequence MQQLNPSEISEILKKRIESLDVSSEARNEGTIVSVSDGIILIHGLADVMYGEMIEFPGGVYGMALNLERDSVGAVVLGDYQNLKEGMTAKCTGRILEVPVGPELLGRVVDALGNPIDGKGPIDAKITDAVEKVAPGVIARQSVDQPVQTGLKAIDAMVPIGRGQRELIIGDRQIGKTAIAIDAIINQKGTGIKCIYVAVGQKQSTIANVVRKLEEHGAMDHTIVVAAGAADPAAMLFLAPYAGCAMGEYFRDRGEDALIIYDDLTKQAWAYRQISLLLRRPPGREAYPGDVFYLHSRLLERAARVNADYVEAFTKGEVKGQTGSLTALPVIETQGGDVSAFVPTNVISITDGQIFLESSMFNAGVRPAINAGLSVSRVGGAAQTKIIKKLGGGVRLALAQYRELAAFSQFASDLDDATRAQLEHGQRVTELMKQKQYSPMSVAEMGLSLYAANEGFLKDVELNKISAFESALVAYFNSEHADVMANVNKAGDFNDEIAANFKAGIEKFKSTQTW from the coding sequence ATGCAGCAACTGAATCCATCTGAGATCAGCGAGATTCTCAAGAAGCGCATCGAGTCTCTTGATGTGTCTTCAGAAGCCCGTAACGAGGGCACAATCGTTAGCGTATCCGATGGTATCATCTTGATCCACGGTCTCGCTGACGTAATGTACGGCGAAATGATCGAGTTCCCTGGTGGCGTCTACGGTATGGCGCTTAACCTTGAGCGTGACTCTGTCGGTGCCGTAGTTCTAGGTGACTACCAAAATCTAAAAGAAGGTATGACCGCTAAATGTACTGGTCGTATCCTTGAAGTACCTGTAGGTCCTGAGCTACTAGGTCGCGTTGTAGACGCGCTTGGTAACCCAATCGACGGTAAAGGTCCAATCGACGCGAAAATTACTGACGCTGTAGAAAAAGTAGCGCCAGGCGTAATCGCACGTCAATCAGTTGATCAGCCAGTTCAGACTGGTCTGAAAGCGATCGACGCGATGGTACCAATCGGCCGTGGTCAGCGTGAGTTGATCATCGGTGACCGTCAGATCGGTAAGACTGCAATTGCAATCGACGCGATCATCAACCAGAAAGGTACTGGTATCAAATGTATCTACGTAGCAGTGGGCCAGAAACAGTCTACTATCGCTAACGTAGTACGTAAGCTTGAAGAGCACGGCGCGATGGATCACACCATCGTTGTTGCAGCGGGCGCAGCGGATCCAGCAGCAATGCTATTCCTTGCACCATACGCTGGCTGTGCGATGGGTGAATACTTCCGTGACCGCGGTGAAGATGCACTGATCATTTACGATGACTTGACCAAGCAGGCTTGGGCATACCGTCAGATCTCTCTACTTCTTCGTCGTCCACCAGGTCGTGAAGCATACCCAGGTGACGTATTCTACCTTCACTCTCGTCTACTAGAGCGTGCAGCTCGCGTAAACGCAGATTACGTAGAAGCGTTCACTAAAGGTGAAGTTAAAGGACAAACAGGTTCATTGACTGCCCTTCCTGTAATCGAGACTCAGGGTGGCGACGTTTCGGCGTTCGTACCAACTAACGTTATCTCGATCACAGATGGTCAGATCTTCCTTGAGTCTTCAATGTTCAACGCCGGTGTCCGTCCTGCGATCAACGCAGGTCTGTCAGTATCACGTGTAGGTGGTGCGGCTCAGACTAAGATCATCAAGAAACTTGGTGGTGGTGTACGTCTAGCGCTTGCTCAGTACCGTGAATTGGCTGCGTTCTCGCAGTTCGCATCTGACCTGGACGACGCGACTCGCGCTCAGCTTGAGCACGGTCAGCGCGTAACTGAGTTGATGAAGCAGAAACAGTACTCGCCAATGTCTGTCGCTGAGATGGGTCTAAGCTTGTACGCTGCTAACGAAGGCTTCCTGAAAGATGTAGAGCTGAACAAAATCAGTGCATTCGAATCAGCACTAGTTGCTTACTTCAACAGTGAGCACGCTGATGTGATGGCTAATGTGAACAAAGCTGGTGATTTCAACGATGAAATCGCAGCTAACTTCAAAGCCGGCATTGAGAAGTTCAAATCTACTCAGACTTGGTAA
- the rsmG gene encoding 16S rRNA (guanine(527)-N(7))-methyltransferase RsmG, with the protein MAFDAKKMLQSGLAKLSINATAEQQDQLLNYLALLQKWNKAYNLTAIRDPEQMLVKHILDSVAIQPYVAATDLIDVGSGAGLPGIPMAILNPELPVTTLDSNGKKTRFQHQVKIELGLANLEVVHGRVEEFADRKFTQVTSRAFASIEDMVTLSSSLLADDGIFLAMKGRYPDSELESLPAEYQLLETYSLNVPGLDEERHLLKIGRA; encoded by the coding sequence ATGGCCTTTGATGCAAAAAAGATGCTGCAGTCAGGCTTGGCTAAGCTTTCGATCAATGCAACTGCTGAACAACAAGATCAGTTACTGAACTATCTTGCCCTACTGCAGAAGTGGAATAAGGCTTACAACCTGACAGCCATTCGTGATCCGGAACAGATGTTGGTTAAACACATTCTCGACAGTGTTGCGATCCAACCCTATGTGGCCGCCACAGATTTGATTGATGTTGGCAGTGGTGCAGGGTTGCCCGGTATCCCCATGGCAATTTTAAATCCAGAGTTGCCTGTCACAACCCTGGATAGCAACGGCAAAAAAACGCGTTTTCAGCATCAAGTAAAAATTGAACTAGGACTTGCGAATCTTGAGGTGGTTCATGGCCGTGTAGAGGAGTTTGCTGATCGCAAATTTACTCAAGTTACATCTAGAGCCTTCGCTTCTATCGAAGATATGGTAACGTTAAGCTCTTCGCTGTTAGCCGATGATGGTATTTTTCTTGCAATGAAAGGCCGTTATCCTGATTCTGAACTTGAATCACTACCAGCAGAGTATCAACTGCTAGAGACCTATTCACTGAATGTCCCCGGCTTAGACGAAGAGCGCCACCTGCTGAAGATTGGGAGAGCATAA
- a CDS encoding F0F1 ATP synthase subunit B, translated as MNINLTIIGQAIAFFIFVVFCMKYVWPPLTSALAERKKKIADGLDAAERAERDLKLAQEKATDNLRESKEQAAAIIEQANKRANQIVEEAKEAAREEASRVKAAAEAELEQEINQAKEALRSQVAALALAGAEKILEASVDEKAHAQLVEKLAAEL; from the coding sequence GTGAATATCAATCTCACCATCATTGGTCAGGCCATTGCTTTCTTCATCTTCGTCGTATTTTGTATGAAATACGTATGGCCACCGCTAACAAGCGCACTGGCTGAGCGTAAGAAGAAGATTGCAGACGGTCTTGATGCGGCAGAGCGCGCTGAACGCGATCTGAAGCTAGCTCAAGAGAAAGCGACAGATAACCTGCGCGAATCTAAAGAGCAGGCAGCTGCCATCATTGAACAGGCCAACAAGCGGGCTAACCAGATTGTTGAAGAAGCTAAAGAAGCAGCACGTGAAGAAGCATCTCGCGTGAAAGCTGCAGCTGAAGCTGAACTTGAACAGGAAATCAACCAGGCGAAGGAAGCTCTTCGTTCACAGGTTGCAGCACTAGCACTAGCTGGCGCTGAAAAAATTCTGGAAGCCTCTGTTGACGAGAAAGCACACGCACAGCTAGTTGAAAAACTAGCAGCGGAGCTTTAA